gtgaACATTAAAGAACTCGTATGATGAGGAGAGGAGAACATTGCTAACCAAACACAGGAAGAAATGGGAGCATCAGATGAAGGAGCGAAGCGAGAAAGAGGTACAGTACGTAAAAACACACATGGATTAAGTTCAAAACACACTGAATTGAATCCAATTTGAATGTGAATACAGTTTTGAGAATATCATCTTTCTCTGCAGCTGAAGAACATGATGCAGGGTTTAAGTCTCTTGGAGGAGCATGAGGACTTGCTGCAAAAGCTGAGGGTTCATAAAGCTGAAGAATACAACATAGATAAAATCAGAATGGATACAGAAGTACAggtaaatgtgaaattaattaTGAGAATAACTCTGTAACTGTACAGACTGCTAACTAAATGCTAGAGTAATGCTACAGGTACAAATAAAAATCTGcatttgtgtttgtctgtgtgtgcaGAATTTAAGAAAGAAGCTACAAGAGGTGAAATTCAACTGCCATCTGAATGAAGAAAAACTTGATTACAAATATGAGGTGCTAAAGAAAAGAGAGGAGGAGAACGCTATCTTAAAATCCCAAATGAAGAGGAAAATTATTAGGTATTATCagttttacagattaattttaGTACACCGTTACAAATTTGAGGtcaggaagatttttttttacagaaattaatatttgtattcaatCAAAAGTACAGTTTTGAACATTGATGATGACAAGTGTTTCTTCAGAACCAAAGcaccatattaaaataatttctgaaggataatgtgacatcGAAGACTAATGGggagtaatggctgttgaaaattcatCACTTGCCATCTATTAATCTTTTTTCAGAATGCAAGATGTTCTCAACAACCTTAAGTCTAAATGCGCCAATCAGGAGAAGCAGTCAAAAGCAGAGGAACAATCACTGGAAAATGACTATGCACGCATTAAACAACAgtacagagacatgcagaagaAAGCAAGGTGAGTGCATTTCCTCACATCATGACCTAGAAAGACATTCAGACAGTCCCAGGACAAACCTTGCTTTTGTGTGTCTGAACAGACACTTTGCAACACTCGATGCGGAGCGTTTTGAGAAGCTGTGGTTGATGAGTGAAGATGAGGCGAAGGCCCTGGCACACAGGGTGCTGGAGACAGACCGAATAATTCACGAGCAGCAGCTGGGTCTGGCTTGGGTGTCTCCTCCACTTCCTTTCATGGAGCGCTCCGGCCCGATTGAACATAAGACTCTCAGGACGACCTCACAGGCAACTGCAGATACCCTGCAAGTAGAAACAGGAGGAGACTTAGTGGAGGAGTCTGAGAGTCTGGAGGACACTAGTAGTGGAGTGAACAGGAGAACGGTGAAGAGAATTCTGGATCTGCTGTGTGACGAATTGGTGAGTATTTGATTGTTTAGTTAGGGATAATTTTGACTGCTTGAAATCgtgaaaaatgaaacttcttGAAActgtttcatgtattttttaaaaatatgtcttaATTCTAGAATATGCACCTTTTTTTCCCCCGGcgcaaatatttgtaaattttatggatcaggcttctggtctcatccgcgtccagctatttttagctgtacaaaacagcttgttttgctgcttgatattgcaaattggtggttcttaccatgttattttaatgtattatgttaattattaacacacacgtttgtagtgcaaacggttttactgtttactgcacattgttattcttctcgctATTTCCTTATAGCTGATGAAGATAATGAAACTCACCCATATTAAGTCTCACCCATATTCTTACGTCCGCTTGAAGATAAAGGTGGATAGAATCTTATTATGGCCATAAAgggatttactcaccctcatgttgttccaaacctgtatgacattCATTCTTCTATGGGAcagacacaaaaaatatattttacaatgtttaaaCTATTTTGTCCATATTATGAAAGTCAGTGCGGTACAATGTTGTTTTAGACCTatttactttcattatatggacaaactgttttttcagaagtgcaaaataaaaaccaatTTCAACAATTAAAACACTATGAATCTTTAAAACAGGAGAAGTTAAAAAGTCTCAATACAGAACAAGCCAGAAATAGAGAAATCCTTGCTGATTTAACTTTTCAACACTCTTTAAAATTAGGAAAAAGTAATTAAAGAGACACCATGAATACAGGGTTTCTGTGGATCTGTGGATATATCtttacacaaattaagatcctaaaaaagtcttaaatctgAGCAGAAAGTTTAGATTCATAAATtcatggcattaaatgttgcacACATTGCAAAAAAGAAATTTCTTCCTCAGTAATTTTGCTTTccaatacaaatatctaaacatccttaaatcaagatttaagatttatttacttgagacaaatgtaaatacagtctttaaaaaaactgaacaaaaaaactgGGTTTATgcctaaaacaagaacaaatatctgtcaaTAAGGAATGAAAACTTGTTTTCTCTTTCAATTAAGATGATACTAGTTGTTGCTTTAATCACAAATTCACTTCATTTAGAtcaattttacagaaaaacgTCTCATATGACATTTTGCTTTACAAGTAAAAAGATTTGCACTGgaaaataagactaaaatgcTGAGGAAGAacattgattttttatttattcataatctTTAGCTttataaaacctgcagaaaccctgtaaTAGTAAATtcaattgtttttcttttcaaaccCCTCTTAGGAGGCAGCAAAAATCCAAAAATCACTATTGTATGTGAAACTATATCTACTCTATCACCACATTTCCTTTTACAAGTCTTGCAATATTTTATTCTATCTCTTTTTTTCCAGGGTTTTCTCGTAGAGAGTAAACTGCTGAAGCTGGTGTCTCATCTGGAGAAGAATGAACAGTCCCTTATAAAACTAGATGCCATTTTCTCAGTAAGTGCAATTAGACCTGTTGGTTCTCAACAAAGATCGGCAAACTTCCAAGGGAGCTAACAATAAGTctttcaattatttaaatttacttgTGTTGACATGAAGATATAAAGTATGACATcttcagtttcttttttatttcagcagaAGCACCAGAGGTACTTTTCAGCCTAGATAGAAGAGGTTTTGAATTTAATCTTGTACAAAGAGGAGCCTTAGAatcaaaaaggttgagaaccattGAAAAACCAAGTTGATTTCTTCTTTATTGTATGCACACAGGTAATAGGAATTGAGAGTGAGAAGGATGTGTATAAAATGGCTGAGTTCTTAATGAATTACAGACAACATGGCCGAGAACAGAGGGAACTGATGGAGGTAAAAGTGGATCCCATTGCAGCTTAACCTCTGCCACTCtggaaacaaaactaaatatgcTGCATTTCTCTTTTGTGGTTTTCTTTAGGAAGAGGAGACCAACGATCAACCCTCTGACTTTATCCATCATAACGACCTATTAGTGGCTCTAAAAGATTTTACCGCCCAACACTGCAGACACCAGTCAGTGCGCttgcattttaaacataaaagttTGTGCTGTCATACATATTCCTTATAATCAACTATTTGTTATGCCCAGTGATGTTCAGGCCTCACATAAGAGCAGTGTGTTGGGGTTGGATATGAGAGATGACTCTGAGGATGCAGCGTTTTGGGAAAGCATAGCTAATGTCATCCCAGAGTCCAAGGTCAGGCTCTGGAGTGCTCTAGATACAGCTCTCAACAAGTACCAGTAAGTGTGCATTTTTGTATTCAATAACTATAGCATACTGCACCCAAATTTATATTTGGACTCAGAGAAATGAGCATTAACAAGAATGCTTTATTCCCAGTACTGTACTGACTGAAAGAGCTGAGCTACTGGTGGAAACACAGGATGTACAACAACAGAATACTGAGCTCAGACAGCTGCTGCATCTTTATACAAGCTCCAAGGTGACTGCCTGAGTGTTTTACGTGATGTTAAAGTTCAGTTTGGCTGTTATTCTCAAATCATCTAACTTGATTTCTCCTGATAGGCCAGTGCTGAGCCAGAGATGCAGCCCATGAGGATGAGGCGGTTCCCCATGTGATatgctttataaaaaaaaaataaaaaaaaaatctgtatttgcAATCTAAATAATATGCATGTCAACACTTGAAATGTTCAAGCTCAAGTTAAATTAGAGAGACAGGAATAAACCATTCTCAACAAAGGaatctggattttttttaaatataattgctAAGCATGTATGCAGTGCATGGACTGCGAAAGGAATTGGTCATTTGGTTCAACAAGTGACACAGAACTGCAGTTTCCACTTTTCAACACTAGATGGAGATGTTCCGACATGAATAAGTTTAATAGCTTGTAGTTGATTATTTATATTCCAAATTCGTGATATAAGAATAATTCGTTTATATGTataagtgtaaaaaaaagatcatttgatGATCATAATAAATTCCTCCCAATGGTAATGTTTTATGACTGAGTGAGATCCTTAGATTGGAATGGGTTTTCAAAAGACGCAAACGCAACGGTCAAAGACGTCCGTTTTTGCGCATATTTACTCAGAAGAGCTATGGAAAAGCAGTGGCATGAAGAGGCAAGTTTCTCTACAGACTGCAGTCCAAACATAAGTATGTTTTATCACAAATGACCTTTATATTTGAACATGTGTCCAAACTAATtgcagttttatgttttaaagtagCACATTCAGGTTTGACAAAAAAGTTACGGAACTTCGCGTTTAATAACGTGAGGTTGAGCGAGATGTCACATGCTTGTATTATTATGCTAATTAAgaaacattacatttagtttaataaaatgacaagtattaatatacatatttagtttattaatttgtgttttggctaaaacaattatatttctctattttgttacatttttccaCCATTTTATCCGACAAGCAAATCAAACAGGACACAGGAGAGTGGATTAACTTAAGTagacttattttatattattatatatcacTATTTGGacttaaactattattattattatatgtaaaatacagTATCAGTTACATGTGTAACCTTGGTGTTGATGTGCATTTATCAAATATATGTCACCCTCATTATCCTGGGCAATAGAGGGTTAACACTCTATTTGGttagttacccggatgcgcggccatattggcgatagtCGGACGTAAACATAAGCATGGATTACAGTGGATTAAGCATGGATTATTGAGTTAATGTAGGCCTACTAGTGAATACTTTGTTTTGCTAatttaaaccacagaaaaaaacgtgtggaagctgctaaatcatataaagaaggacttagtaagcaggaaagggcacaatattttgacaaactaaataggtggtaaagatccACTGAGGAGTATTAATTAAGACAATAGCCTAATATTtaacctacctgactggaaactataagaacaaacatgaatgttgtcaagattcttgccctgaaaatcctggttcagtttggccaaccacaaacacctttagTTCCTCAgcttttttgcactcttcttcttgatttgttgtaacttttggcagtctatagtactccaaatgtttttcctggtccgaccgattagtacagctcTAAACATAACACtcactgaccattttcagccgcaataatttgcaaaatatgtgAGATTTGCTTGGTTCAGTGGCACTATTTACGCTTAGTGCCGCCAGTATGGCTCTATAACTCTGGAAATTGATCTCAAAGATCAAGTTACTCATTGACATGTTGCTTATTGTAACCtagattaattttgtttttgtttaaaactcTGGATTGTATCAGGTGACATGTGGGAGTTCCCGAGGACCCGTTATGTGGACTGTAACGGCTCAGAGGCGAGTGAGGAGACGGAGATTGCTGTGAATATTGGTGGTGTCAAGCACATTCTCTACGGGGACGTGCTGAAGCAATATCCCGAGTCGCGTTTGGCAGAGCTGGTAAACCGAGCCATGGATTCCACACAAGAAGATCTCTGTGCGCTCTGTGATGACTATGACGACTCAAAGCGAGAGTTTTATTTCGACAGAGACCCAGAGGCCTTCAAATGCATCCTAGAGCTGTATAACCATGGAGAGATTCATATTAAGCGAGGAATCTGTCCCATGCGCTTCATGAGAGAGATGGACTTTTGGGGGATTGACGCGGAGTATCTGGACGAATGCTGTATAAGTAGTTTAAATGAGGTGCAAATTGAGCTTGAGGAAATAGCAGAGAAGGTCaagaacatcctggatgacctGGAGGATGATGCAACGCTCACTAGAGCCCAGAGGTGCCAAGTATTCCTCCTGAAGCTCATGGATAAACCAGAGTCATCTTTAGCTGCCCGCATAATTGCAGTGGCATCGTTTGCGTTTATCCTGCTCTCCTCTGTGGTCTTGTGCATTGGCACCATCCCAGAGCTCCAAGTGAAAGATGGAAAGGGTAACCTCATGGAACACCCAATCCTTGAGTCCATCGAGACGGCTTGCATCATCTGGTTCACCTTGGAATACATTTTGCGCTTTGTGTCCTCTTCAAACAAATTGTGCTTTGTGTTTTCCTTCATGAACATAGTAGACTTTCTAGCCATCGTGCCATTTTACGTAGTGCTGATTCTGGGTGCTGCTGAGATGGAGCTGGCCAGTGTGCAACAGGCAGTGCAGGCGTTGCGCATTTTGCGCATTGCACGCATTTTCAAACTCGTGCGCCACTCATCAGGTCTGCAAGCTCTCGCCGTAGCGCTCAAAAAGAGCATGAAACAGCTGAGTCTGATGTTCACGTATATGAGCGTGGGAATTTTCTTGTTCTCTGCACTGGAGTACACAATGGAGGAGAGCCACCCAGAGACTATGTTCACCAGCATCCCACAGTCCTTCTGGTGGGCTATCATTGCCATGACCACTGTGGGCTATGGAGACATCTATCCTAAAACAACGCTGGGCAAGTGTAACGCTGCTGCAAGTTTCCTATGTGGCATTGTAGCTATCGCATTACCAGTTCATCTGATCATTAATAACTTCGTCATTGTTTACAATAAGCAGCGTGCGCTTGAAAAAACTGCAAAGCATGAGATCGAACTCATGGCGTTACGTGTGAAAGAGGAAGCTCAGGAGCGTCCGGAAGCTGCAAAAATGCCATCACAGGCATCGGTTGTCAACAGCTCGGTGTGGGATAGTGCTGGTGCGTCCACATAATGAAGTGACCTGCATATCTCGTTACTTGGTGATACGGCAAATGTGTCCACAGACCAACTGTCTACAAATGCAAGAACAACCAGAGAATGATTcatcaacttcaaaataataaaatacttagGAACTAAAAACCATTCAATATGAACATTTATCCatagcttgtttgtttgtttttattctatctatctatctatctatctatctatctatctatctatctatctatctatctatccagtGGCAAAAATGATCAATCTCTTTCAGAGAATACACCTCAAAGCATTAAGaatcaaaatcaataaaacttTTCATGCCAGTCATCAAAagttaaagattttaaaatctaaaatctatcCACCGTATttttcaatgtggaagtaagccgttttttgtgaatgtgtaagacttctggttcattaggcGCTGTTATGAAATagcgagaagaataacaaagtgcagtaaacggtaaaactgtttgcactacaaaccactgtgttcataagtatgataatacattcaaataatatggtaagacaccatTTTGCAATATCAGGCAggaaaacgagctgttttgtaaagctaaaaatagaagcagatgagaccggaagcctctcacataacatttacaaatggccgcgcccgCTCGTACGGCGGATAATGCGATTTATTTAATACCTAAACATAGTATTATATTTGTAATCCGCATgactaaaaaatacatattccAATACTGCTTGAAATG
This is a stretch of genomic DNA from Labeo rohita strain BAU-BD-2019 chromosome 20, IGBB_LRoh.1.0, whole genome shotgun sequence. It encodes these proteins:
- the drc1 gene encoding dynein regulatory complex protein 1 codes for the protein MHQSEPFAGEEVDESGPSVESKNQEERITARRLRIAARNEAETRQELGEDSQGKEDVQEETRKSQKEVEKSKRHMTKLQSDGLELVTNIQVAVDARESDRRTELEEACRLRREKLENEAKSSQEKFEEITHKWTDAKMKQTPLDLRDALNSQQQLCEQILADKNKLISELQQELKASDDRFVKDLKRQAKDIDLLIERMEEQISSLKKSYREDLQQIENSYDEERRTLLTKHRKKWEHQMKERSEKELKNMMQGLSLLEEHEDLLQKLRVHKAEEYNIDKIRMDTEVQNLRKKLQEVKFNCHLNEEKLDYKYEVLKKREEENAILKSQMKRKIIRMQDVLNNLKSKCANQEKQSKAEEQSLENDYARIKQQYRDMQKKARHFATLDAERFEKLWLMSEDEAKALAHRVLETDRIIHEQQLGLAWVSPPLPFMERSGPIEHKTLRTTSQATADTLQVETGGDLVEESESLEDTSSGVNRRTVKRILDLLCDELGFLVESKLLKLVSHLEKNEQSLIKLDAIFSVIGIESEKDVYKMAEFLMNYRQHGREQRELMEEEETNDQPSDFIHHNDLLVALKDFTAQHCRHHDVQASHKSSVLGLDMRDDSEDAAFWESIANVIPESKVRLWSALDTALNKYHTVLTERAELLVETQDVQQQNTELRQLLHLYTSSKASAEPEMQPMRMRRFPM
- the LOC127183482 gene encoding potassium voltage-gated channel subfamily F member 1-like, translating into MWEFPRTRYVDCNGSEASEETEIAVNIGGVKHILYGDVLKQYPESRLAELVNRAMDSTQEDLCALCDDYDDSKREFYFDRDPEAFKCILELYNHGEIHIKRGICPMRFMREMDFWGIDAEYLDECCISSLNEVQIELEEIAEKVKNILDDLEDDATLTRAQRCQVFLLKLMDKPESSLAARIIAVASFAFILLSSVVLCIGTIPELQVKDGKGNLMEHPILESIETACIIWFTLEYILRFVSSSNKLCFVFSFMNIVDFLAIVPFYVVLILGAAEMELASVQQAVQALRILRIARIFKLVRHSSGLQALAVALKKSMKQLSLMFTYMSVGIFLFSALEYTMEESHPETMFTSIPQSFWWAIIAMTTVGYGDIYPKTTLGKCNAAASFLCGIVAIALPVHLIINNFVIVYNKQRALEKTAKHEIELMALRVKEEAQERPEAAKMPSQASVVNSSVWDSAGAST